The sequence CCGGGGAGTTGGCGAGCCCGAGCAGATTGCGGACCGGTTCGGCGCGGAAATCGGTGTCGACCAGAAGCGTGGCGCGCGCGTCGACCGCAAAGGCGGCGGCAAGGTTGGCGCCGACCACGCCGGCCACCAGTGGGTCATCTGCCGCGATGGTCACGACCCCTTCGCGGGGCCACTGCGAGGTCAGGTGCCAGGAGAGGATGCGGATCTCGTCCGCCTCGGGGACCAGCCAGGGCGGGGTCGCGCGATCGGCCGCCCGGCGAGCTGGATGCGTGGGCGCCGCCGCCAACCGGGTGCTGGTCAACACGCGGAGTGCAGTCACCCGCTCCGCCTCGGCCGCGTCGGCCACGCGCGGGTCGCGCATCTCGTCCACAAGGGCGACCAGGGTGGAGACAAACAATGCGATGACGGCCGCCGCCGCGATGAGCACCAGGGGATGCGAGGGCCACTGGTCGCTCGCCACGAACTGCCCACCGCTCACCATGGGGACCAGGCGCGGGATCCCGACAAAGGCCGCGGCGAGGACGAGAAAGGTGAGGGTCCAGAGTCCGACAAAGCGCCGCGGCCGCTGCCGCACGTTGGCCGCGCGTGCGCCAGGCCAGGCGGCGCGGGATGGCACGCGCATCCGCCGCGAGACGCTTGGGAGTCGGGAGGAGGTGGACATGGGGCTCGCCATGAAGACTCCCCGGGTCGCGTTCGCGTTGCAATGTCACCGGGAACACAAACGGGGATGCCGTCGTGGCATCCCCGCGTGCTCCTTCAGGACATCAAGACACTCGGTCCCGGGTCGAGCCCGGGACGCAAGGTGTTACTTGACGATCAACTCCATCTTCATGCCCATCGCGAGGTGCGGCGTGCAGATGATGCCGTACGTGCCGGCCGGGATGTTCCCCATGGAGACCGTCCAGGTCTCGTTGGCGTTCATCATCATCGGCGACGAGAAGTCAGCCGAGTTCGGCATGTTGGCCTGCAGCTGCCCCTTGACCGCTTCCGGGATGGTGGCGGCGTCGAACGCGACGTTGTGTGGGCCGCCGGAAACCATGACGAAGCTGATGCCGTCGCCCGGGGCGACAGTCAACGTGGCGGGCTCAAAGCGATAGCCCTTGTCGTCGCCAACCATGTTGACGGTGTGGGTCGTGCCGGTGATCGGGGCAGCAGTCGCGGTGCCGGTGGCGGCCGCGGGGGTGACTTCCGGCGCCGGCGCCGGGGTGTCGGCTGGCGGAGTCTCACTGCCGCCGCAAGCGGCGAGGAGCGCAGCACCAGCGAAGAGCGCAATTCCGTGGAAACGCATTGTCTGAAGGCCTCCAGAGCCGAACAGAGATCAGGTCGTAGTCCCGCAGGGCCCTGCGGGCATTGTGAATTTATTCACAAGGGTCGACCAAGTGTAGGGGGCGGGACCCGCCGAGGGGGGAGTATCGGCGGGATTGGCTGGTGGGGGAGGGGACGGCAGACGGAGCCCTCACTGCGCGGTGACGCTCACGGTGCGGGCGCTCAGGGCGAGGCCGCGGGCGTTCATCGCGCGAATCCGGTAGGTGTACCGGGTGCCGGCGGTTACCCCTTGGTCGACGAAGGTCCCGGTGTTCTCCAGGACGATGCCGGCGGGGAGGAAAGCGCCGCTTCCGGTCGCACGCTCGATAATGAAGCCCGCCTCGGTGTTGCTCCGGTCGGTCCAGGACAGGACAACCTGACCGGTCGAGACCGTGGCGGTCGGGATTCCGGGATCGGCCGGCGCCGGCGGAAGCGCCGCCGAGTAGACGTTGGTGGCTCCCGTGCTCGGTGATGCGCTCCCGCGGCGCCAGCGCACCATCATCCCGCTCGCGGGGGTCGCGTTGCGGGAGATCGTGATGGTGTCGCCCGAGGCGCAGCTCCCGTAGGTCACTTGTTCCACGACGTCAATTTCGGTTGCGGTAGCGCGTGTGAGTCGGAGTGGTCCACCGCACGAGAGGGTGGGGTATGCCGAACTGCCCACGATCGCCCCGACCGGGCCGTCCACGAGCCCGAGGTCGACGTTGTGCTCCGCTGTGTTGTTGTAGGGGAGGCGTAACCCGCGCCACATGGTGGCGAAGGCTCCGAGCGACGGTCCCGTGGGAGCGGAGGCGCGGGTGAGGGTACCCGTGATGGCGATGGGAAAGGCGACCGCGGTGCCGCGGAAGTCGAGCTGGCCGTTAGGGGTGATGCGCACCGTGTAGTCGCTATCGAAGCAGTTGCCGAAAGTGATCGTCTCGCGCACGCGGAGCGAGTCCGCGCCCAGGCTCCGCAGGGTCCATGTCCCTCCACAGGTCAACGATGGATACGCGACGGTGGCGACCACGCTCCCGATCGGGCCGCCGGCGTAGGTCAACAGCACGTTCCACGTGATGTTGGGACTGGTTTGTACTCCCGTGCCCGTCCAGGTGCCATGGAAGGTGGTGGTGGGGGCGGCGCCGTTGATCACGACGAGGTTGAAGGTGAAGCTCACCGCCGTCACGCCGCTTCCCGAGGCACGCACCGTCACCGGATAGGTCCCCGTTGCCATGGCGGACACCACCGTTAGCGTCAGGGTGTGCGTCTCGATGTTGCCACTGGTGATAGGGCCTGGTGACACCGCGCCGGTGATCCCGGTGGGAAGGGGATCGAGGGTGACGGCGAGTGGGCCGGTGAAGCTGGTGCGTGTCACGACGGCGGTGGTGGTGCCGCTGGTTCCCTGGGCCACAGATAGTGGCGAGGCGACAATCGCCAGCGAGGCCGGCGGCTGGACGAGGACCGCCGTGGTCCCGGTCACTCCTCCCGACGTGGCGCGCACGGTCGTCGTCCCGGGCGCGACCGAGGTCACGGTGGCCGCCACGCCGCTCCCGACCACGGTGGCAATTCCCGGGTTGTCACTGGTCCAGGTGACGGTGGGATTCGCGACGATCCCCGCCGTGGTGACGACCTGCGCGCTAAGCGCGCTCGTGGCGCCGGGGCCGGTGAGGACGACGTTCCCCGGCGATATGGAGACCGAGACAACGGAGGGAGGTGGTGGCGGTGGGGTAACGACCGTGCCGCCGCCGGAGCAGGCGAGGGACACGACGGTGCACAGGGTGGCCAGGGCTGGGAGGCGCATCGAAAGATGGGTTTTCATCAATACTCCATTGCGTGGTCCGCGCGCCGAACGTGTCATCCCACGGTCAGGCGCCGGCGGGCTCTCGAACCCTGAACGTCTCCAGAGCCTCCGCTCTTACGGATGGTGACATCCGGTCCCGTCCCGCTCGCCGCAGCTGAGCCGGTCCTGCGATAACCCGAGGGGCACAGTGGTCAGCCCGCTCAACCCGCGTTGACGGTTCGCGAAGCCGCGGCTACCTTCACGCCGTGACCATGCACAGCCACCACCACCATCATGCCCACGGCCCCTCCGGGTCGCGGTGGTGCGTGCGCGCGTAGTTCACTCGCGCTTCCGCAGTCGCCACGGCCCGTCGCTTGACGGGCCTTTTCTTTTGCTATCCCATTGATACGTATAGCTTTACCCAACAAGGGACGCCTCGCTGAGGAAACACGTGAGTTGCTCTCGGACGCTGGTCTTCCGGTCCGAAGCAACGATCGCGTCCTCACCGCCAAGCTCGGCGACGACTTCCAGGCCCTCTTCGTCCGCGCCCAGGACATCCCGGAATTCGTGGCCGATGGCGCCGCGGACGCGGGGGTCACCGGCTGGGACCTGGTCGCCGAATCCGGTCGCGAACTTGAATCGCTCCTCGACCTCTCCTTCGGCGCCTGTCGGCTGGTGGTCGCGGTTCGCGAGGAATCGACGGTTACTTCCGTATCAGAGCTGGCCGCCGGCACCCGGGTCGCCACCGTTTTTCCGGGGATCACGCGCCGCTTTTTTGCCGAGCGTGGGATCCCGGTCGAACTGGTCCCGATGAGCGGGGCGGTCGAGGTCGCGCCGCACCTCGGGATCGCCGATGTGGTCGTGGACATCACGTCGACCGGCTCGACACTCAAGACCAACGGGCTGCGCGAGGTCGAGACGGTCCTCCGGTCGACCGCCCATGTCGTGGCGCGCGCCGGGCGGTCGGAGCCGTCGCCGCAACTGGACGAGCTGGTCGCCGCGCTGGAATCGGTGCTCCGCGCTCGCGGAAAGCGCTACCTCATGGCCAATGTTCCTCGGCGCGCGCTGGACCAGGTGCGCGAGGTGGTCCCCGGGCTCAACGGCCCCACGGTGATCGACATCATGGACGGCGGGGTGTTCGTGGCCGTCCACGCGGTGGTCCCGGCCGCCGCGATCTACAAGACCATTGCGGCGCTCAAGGCGTTAGGCGCCGAAGGAATCCTCGTGACTCGAATCGAACGGCTGATGCCATGAGCCTGCTCTCCCTGAAGTACCGCGGCCCGGTGACCGACCTGCCGGACGACGACCGCATGACCCTGTTCGACCGCACCCCCACCAACGACGACATCGTGCGCGACACGGTGGCGGCCATCATCGACCTCGTGAAGCGCGAGGGAGACGATGCCCTCCGGTCGCTCGCGCGCGAGTACGACCAGGTGAAGCTGTCGGCGATCGAGGTGCCGAAGGCACTGTGGCAAAAGGCACTGGACGGGGTGGATCCCGTCCTCGTCGAGGCGATGCGCCGCGCCGCGCGCAACATCGAGACGGTGCACCGTACCTCCCCACCGGTCCCGACCCGCGTGGAGCCCGAACCGGGGATCGTCATCGAACGACGCCCGCACCCGTTAGGCAGGATCGGGGTCTACGCCCCGGGGGGGAAGGCGTCCTATCCCAGCTCGGTCCTGATGGGAGCGATCCCGGCTCGTGTGGCCGGCGTGCGCGAGGTGATCGTCTGCTCGCCGCCCGACAAGTCGGGGATGCCGCCAACCGGGATCCTCGCTGCGTGTGCGATTGCGGGAGTCGACCGGGTGTTCGCCGTGGGTGGTGCGGGAGCCGTTGCCGCGATGGCCTTCGGGACGGAGACGATACCGCGCGTCGACGCCATTGTTGGTCCCGGCAACACTTACGTGACAGAAGCGAAGGTGCAGGTCTCGAGCACGGTGGTCATCGATTCCCCGGCGGGGCCGTCGGAGTTGCTCGTCCTCGCGGATGACAGTGCCGACGCCGCGATGGTCGCGCGCGAGTTGATCGCCCAGGCGGAGCACGACGAGATGGCTTGCGCGGTTGCGCTCGTCCTGGGCCACGAGATGGGCGAGAAGGTGGTAGCGTCGCTGCGTGTGCAGGCGGCGGCGACGAAGCGCGCGTCGATCGTGAAGAAGGCCCTCGAAGGACAGGGCGGGGTGATCGTGGCGTCCTCACGCGACCAGATGGCGGCCTTTGCCACCATGTACGCCCCCGAACATCTCCTGGTGGTGATGGAGAACGCCGAGCCGATTGTGGCCGAGGTGCGCGGAGCAGGGACCGTCTTCGTGGGCGGCCGCACGTCGGTGGCCTTCGGCGACTACATGACCGGCGCAAATCACGTGCTCCCCACGGGCGGGGCCGCGCGTGCCTACAGCGGGCTCTCGCTGGACACCTTCTATAGATGGACGACGGTGCAGACCGTGAACGCCGCCGCGGCCGCGTCACTGGCCGAGTCGGTGGGAGTATTCGCCGACGCCGAGGGGCTGGATGCCCACGCGCGCGCGGCCAGGGCGCTGGGGGGAGCGCGATGAGGTTCACCCCGCGGGCCGAGTATCGCGAGCTTCGCGCGTATGACGCGGAGCCCGCGGCGGTTGCGGTGAACCTGGCGGACAACACGCCGGCGCATGGGATGTCGCCCGGGGTGGTGGAGGCGTTGCGTGCGCTTGCTGGCGGCGATGGGCTCGACCTCACGCGGTATCCCACGACGTACTCACGTCCGCTCCGCGAGGCGATTGCCCGGTATGTAGGGGTAGCCCCCGAGGAGATCATGGTCGGGGCGGGGTCGGACGAGGTGTTGAGCTGCACCTTTCGTGCATTGGCCAGCCCGGGACAGCGCCTCGCGTACATGCACCCGACGTTCGTGATGACGCCGGTCTTTGCGCGGACCAACTCGGTGGTGCCCGTTGCTGTGCCACTCACGCCGTCGCACGACGTGGACGCGGACGCCTTGCTCGCGCAGAACGCGGAGCTCACCTATCTGTGCACGCCGAACAACCCCACCGGGGTGCCGATCGCTCGTGAGGTGGTGGAGCGTGTGGTGCGGGAAACGCGCGGCCTGGTGATGGTGGATGAAGCGTATGCAGAGTTCGCTGGCACGAACTGGGCCGGATCAGCTCCCGGCTCGGACGGCCTGCTGGTCTACCGCACCTTCTCCAAGGCGTTCGGCCTCGCGGGGGCGCGCGTGGGTTTTGTGGTCGGTGCTCGGCAGCTCATCGCAGAACTCGAGAAGGCACGTGGTCCGTATACCGTATCGGCGCTGAGCGAACGGTTGGCCCTGGCCGCCCTCGAACGGGACGTCGCATGGATACAGGCGCGCGTTGCCGAGACCGTTGAGATGCGCGACGAGTTTGCCGCACAGCTGCGCGAGGACGGATTCGCTCCCTTGCCGAGTGCGGCGAACTTCGTCCTGGTCCCCGTGCGTGAAGCTGCCGCGGCGCACGTGACGTTGCGCGCCCGCGGGATCCTCGTGAGGGCGTTTGCCGGGCTGCCGGGAATCGGCGACGCGTTGCGGATCACGATCGGGAGTCGTGCGACGATGGCCTCGGTGCGGGAGGGGTTGCAGGCGTGCGCCCGTCCTTGAGGATGCTCGACTACGGCGTCGGGAACCTTCACTCGCTGGTGAAGGGGCTCGTGGCTGCCGGCGCCGATGTGGAGGTCGTGACCGATCCCGTGGAGGCACTGCAGGGCACGGCGATGGTGCTGCCCGGAGTTGGAGCGTTCGAGCCCGCCGCCGAGGTGATCGCTCCCGAACGTTGGGCGATGCAGCGCGCCGTCGCGGACGGGTACCCGGTGCTCGGCATCTGCCTGGGGATGCAGCTCTTGTTCGATGCGAGCGAGGAGGGTCCGGGGTTCGGCATTGGCGCGATCCCCGGCCAGGTGGCGCGCCTTAACGCGCGCTCGGTGCCGCAGATCGGCTGGAATACGGTGGACGGAGCCGGTGAGCCACTGGTGGCCGAGAGCGGGCTGCGCGAGGCGTACTACGCCAACTCATACGTGTGTCGGCCGCTCGACGAGTCCGTGGTCACCGCCTGGACGACGCACGAGGAGGATCGCTTTCCCGCAGTCGTGCGATACCGCAACGTGGTGGGGGCGCAGTTTCATCCGGAGAAGTCGTCAGCAGAGGGACTGCGGTTCCTTGGCCAGTGGGTGAGCTCGCTGCCGGGAGGTGGCGGGTGACGCCAACGGATGCAGCACAGCACGAGCAGCACGAGCAGTACGGGCGGCACGGGTTACACGGCCACCGACGCGCGTGCCCCCCGTGCTGCGCGTGCCTCGTTCTGGCAGCTGTGTCGGCGGAGCGGGGATGAACGCACCAACCGATGCAGCACGAGCAGCACGAGAGGTCAGGGCAGCACGGGTTCTCACAGCGTGCTCCCCGTGCTCCCCGTGCTCCCCGTGCTGCGCGTGCCGCCCGTACTGCTCGTACCGCGCAGTGGCAGTTGCAGTCCACTCCTCTTCCGCCACCAATGATCGCCATTCCAGCCATTGACCTACGCGGCGGCGCCTGCGTCCAGCTCGTGGGCGGCGACGCGGCAGCTGAACGCATTCGCTTGCCCGATCCCGTGCACGTCGCGCGCGAGTGGCAACAGCTCGGCTTCGCCCGCCTGCATGTCGTCGACCTCGACGCTGCCATGGGAAAGGGGAACAACGAGCGGCAGGTGCGAGCGCTGCTCGACGAGGACACCGCCGACGTCCAGGTCGGCGGCGGGCTGCGCACCAACGAGGCCGTGGAGGACATCCTCGAGGCCGGCGCGCGGTACGCCATTGTTGGCACTCGCGCATT comes from Gemmatimonadota bacterium and encodes:
- a CDS encoding ATP phosphoribosyltransferase, giving the protein MIRIALPNKGRLAEETRELLSDAGLPVRSNDRVLTAKLGDDFQALFVRAQDIPEFVADGAADAGVTGWDLVAESGRELESLLDLSFGACRLVVAVREESTVTSVSELAAGTRVATVFPGITRRFFAERGIPVELVPMSGAVEVAPHLGIADVVVDITSTGSTLKTNGLREVETVLRSTAHVVARAGRSEPSPQLDELVAALESVLRARGKRYLMANVPRRALDQVREVVPGLNGPTVIDIMDGGVFVAVHAVVPAAAIYKTIAALKALGAEGILVTRIERLMP
- the hisD gene encoding histidinol dehydrogenase yields the protein MSLLSLKYRGPVTDLPDDDRMTLFDRTPTNDDIVRDTVAAIIDLVKREGDDALRSLAREYDQVKLSAIEVPKALWQKALDGVDPVLVEAMRRAARNIETVHRTSPPVPTRVEPEPGIVIERRPHPLGRIGVYAPGGKASYPSSVLMGAIPARVAGVREVIVCSPPDKSGMPPTGILAACAIAGVDRVFAVGGAGAVAAMAFGTETIPRVDAIVGPGNTYVTEAKVQVSSTVVIDSPAGPSELLVLADDSADAAMVARELIAQAEHDEMACAVALVLGHEMGEKVVASLRVQAAATKRASIVKKALEGQGGVIVASSRDQMAAFATMYAPEHLLVVMENAEPIVAEVRGAGTVFVGGRTSVAFGDYMTGANHVLPTGGAARAYSGLSLDTFYRWTTVQTVNAAAAASLAESVGVFADAEGLDAHARAARALGGAR
- a CDS encoding histidinol-phosphate aminotransferase family protein, with product MRFTPRAEYRELRAYDAEPAAVAVNLADNTPAHGMSPGVVEALRALAGGDGLDLTRYPTTYSRPLREAIARYVGVAPEEIMVGAGSDEVLSCTFRALASPGQRLAYMHPTFVMTPVFARTNSVVPVAVPLTPSHDVDADALLAQNAELTYLCTPNNPTGVPIAREVVERVVRETRGLVMVDEAYAEFAGTNWAGSAPGSDGLLVYRTFSKAFGLAGARVGFVVGARQLIAELEKARGPYTVSALSERLALAALERDVAWIQARVAETVEMRDEFAAQLREDGFAPLPSAANFVLVPVREAAAAHVTLRARGILVRAFAGLPGIGDALRITIGSRATMASVREGLQACARP
- the hisH gene encoding imidazole glycerol phosphate synthase subunit HisH → MLDYGVGNLHSLVKGLVAAGADVEVVTDPVEALQGTAMVLPGVGAFEPAAEVIAPERWAMQRAVADGYPVLGICLGMQLLFDASEEGPGFGIGAIPGQVARLNARSVPQIGWNTVDGAGEPLVAESGLREAYYANSYVCRPLDESVVTAWTTHEEDRFPAVVRYRNVVGAQFHPEKSSAEGLRFLGQWVSSLPGGGG